A window of Exiguobacterium sp. Helios genomic DNA:
CCAAACGAGCGGTAAATACTCATCGCAAGACTGATGACTTCTGCATCGATTGCCGGTTCTTCGCTGCCGAGTGCCTCGACGCCATATTGGTGTAACTGGCGGAAACGACCGGCTTGCGGACGTTCATAGCGGAACATCGGTCCGATATAAAAGAGTTTGACCGGTTGATTGGCGGCGCCGTAGAGTTTATTCGTCACGAATGAACGAACGACGGCTGCTGTCCCTTCCGGACGAAGCGTAAATTGTTCCTTCCCGCGTTTTTCAAGCATGAACATCTCTTTTTGAACGATGTCCGTCGTCTCACCGACACCCCGTTTGAACAACTCTGTTTCTTCAAAGATCGGTGTCCGGATTTCTTTATAGTTGTACCGTTTACTGATCTCCCGCAATTGGTTTTCAATATACTGCCAACGTTCTACTGTACCCGGAAGTACATCAAACGTTCCGCGTGGTAATTTCATCCTAATTCCTCCTTTTTGAATACAAAAAAAGTCCTCGTCCGCAAAGGGACGAGAACCTGAAGATCCCGTGGTACCACCCTGGTTGCTGAAAATTCTCAGCCACTCGGTGCAGTTAACGCCTGCCTACGATTTTCCCTACTCTGTTCGTTTCAGGAAAATACCTCAAAAGGGTCTTTCATCTAGTTCGTCTGATCACCCTTTCAGCCGGGGGGCGACTCTCTATGCAGCCGAGATCTAAATTACTCTTCTTCGTCATCGGTTCTTAATTCGTTCTGTTATCCTTTATATTGCCTCGTTCAAAAGATCCTGTCAAGACTTTGGTCACTTTTCTAAAATCAGCGTGACCGGTCCGTCATTGACGAGTGCGACGTCCATCATCGCTCCGAACTGTCCCGTTTCAACAACAATTCCCTGCTGACGTAAACGCGCGTTAAACGCTTCATACAACTCGTTCGCAAGATCCGGTTTTGCCGCTTCCGTAAAGGCAGGACGACGGCCTTTTTTGATGTCTCCGTATAAGGTGAACTGGGACACCGATAAGATTTTACCTTCGACATCCTGCAACGAACGGTTCATCCGCTCTTCTTCATCCTCGAACACCCGTAAACCGGCAATTTTGTCCGCCAACCAGTTGACTTGCTCTAGCGTATCGTCATGCGTGATCCCGACGAGTAAAAGAAATCCTTGATCGATTTGACCGGTAACTGCCCCTTCGACCGTCACACTTGCTTCTTTGACCCGTTGTAATACGACTCGCATTTCTATCCGCTCCTTATGTCATCATGACGCGATGCACCGCATAGACGTCTGATATTTGTTTAATCCGATCAACGACCTTTTGCAAATGGTTGACGTTGTCGATTGCAATCGTCATTGAAATCTTCGCCTGTTTGCTGTCGTTTCCCTTCCCGCTGACGGCTACGATATTCGTATTCATCGCGGATACCGATTGGAGAACGTCATTTAACAGACCTGCCCGGTCAAAACC
This region includes:
- the dtd gene encoding D-aminoacyl-tRNA deacylase, whose amino-acid sequence is MRVVLQRVKEASVTVEGAVTGQIDQGFLLLVGITHDDTLEQVNWLADKIAGLRVFEDEEERMNRSLQDVEGKILSVSQFTLYGDIKKGRRPAFTEAAKPDLANELYEAFNARLRQQGIVVETGQFGAMMDVALVNDGPVTLILEK